TTGTAAGAGAATTCCCCCCCTCGGGCGATCGGTCGCCTCCAGCGAATCCGCTTCGCAGGCCCCGAGACCGCCTGGTTGCCCCCCAACCGTCCAGGGGGCTTCCAGAGTATATCGGGTGGAAAAACCCTTCACGGAGAGGCAAGCCATGCGAGGGAAACATCCCGAAGAAGGTCTGCTTGCTCCTGGGGATTCTGGGGGCGTTGCTCCTCCTGGGCGCGGCGCCCACGCCCGAAACCTCGCCAGACGAAGATGTCCAGGTTCCTGTCGTCCTGGATGGCGTCCGCTATGCGCCCGATGCGCTCAACCGAATGAGGGTCGAGTTGAATCGGCAGGGGATTTACCTGTGCTATACCTTCTCCCGGGATGGCGCCCTCCATGCTTTCTCGAGCGGTTTGCAGGGATGCCATGAATTCCCTCAGAAGGAGTGGGGGCTGCCATCCCGGCCACTGGAGTATCCACCGCCAGTCCGTCCCTTCCAGGTGCGCGTGGAGGGACCTATCGTTTACGTCGAGCCCGCCATCCGCTGACCTCCCGGGAACAGGAGACTCCTGCAGGAGCCGCTTGAGCGGCGACGCGTCGAGGCGAAAGCTCCTTAACTGATCTGCGAAAGGACCGGGCTACCCCCAGGTATGGGTGGAACCGGGCGGAAGAACGAGAAGCCCTGGAGTGATGGCGGAAGGGCGATCCAGAGGGGATGGCGGCCCTGGTGCGCATGTATGGGCAGCGGGCCCTCCGGGTCGCCGCCCTGATCCTGCCCGATCCCATGTAGGCGGAGGACACCGTTCAGGCAGCCTTTGGAACAGCTGGAGGGAGAGGATCGAGTGCAACGGATCGCTCGGGCGCTGGAGCGCCTCTCGCCGATGCGGCGAGCCGTGCTGATCCCGCGCGACGATGAAGCGCTCTCCAAGGAGGAGATCGCCCGGATCCTGGGCTGCGCCCTCGGGACTGTGAAATGGCATCTGCACCAGGCCCGCCGGCACCTGCGCCTCGCGCTTCAGGCGGAGCATGCGGAGGAGGAGGGAGTGCCATGGAGGAGTTCCCTCAGACGCCAGAAGAAGCCATGCAGTTGCAGGAAGACCTGGACCGCCTGGCCGGGATGCATGTCCCGGTGGATCGGGATCTGTGGCCGGCGCTGCAGGCCCAGCTGTTCCCATCCTCCCAGGGGAACCACCACGCGGCCCGACAGCGAGGATGGGATGGCTGGCCATGAGGCTGGTATTTGTCCTGACCCTGGTCGGGAGGGCCCTCGCCCGTAACCTCTGGGGGGCTTTCTTCTCCACCCGCCCTCTGGAATGGACGCACGCTTTGCGAACCGACTGAAAGGGACGCCATCCGGGCTCCCCTCCGGACCCGAGCGGATTTACCCCTCTCCCCTCACCGCTTCCCGGCGTGGGAAGGAGCAAACACGGAACCTGAGCGGGCCCCACCAAGATTGAAACAGCGTGGATCCTACGTCATCAAATATTGCTATCAACGGGGGAAGGTCAGCCCCCGGATGGCCAGCTCGCGCTCCAAGATTTCCCGCAGCGCCGTTTCAACAGGGCAAATCTCTATAATCTGTCCCCGCCCCTCAGGCCGATAAACACCGATGGAGTTCACTTCAGGATAGCAAGAAACCTCCGCCAGCATCCACTGGGTGCTTGTTGCCCTTAATGGATCTATATCGCTTCGACTATAGAGCTCCAAGCGTATCCCATAGCCGCTACTTTGCCGTGGGATTGGCACGCCTGCAGCACAGGCGGTGGACGTCGCAGCCAGGAGCATCGCTGTGATCTCCCGCACAGTGGTTGGCTCAGTAATCACAATACTATGCTCCACCACGGGCATCCGTTGACTCACAAGATTGGTTATTTTCACCGCTACCGCTCTGGTTCCGGCGGAGACCCGAGACGGTTCAAAGATGAAGCTCCCAGCCGGCACCGGTGTGGGGGTTGGAGGAAGAGTCCCTTCCGCCGGCTCTCTTAAACAATTGGCAATGAACATGGTTGTGCCAATGAGCAAAAGAATCGACCAAATAGATGCACATTTGCGTATCATATATCCCCTCGCTTAGGTAAATCTTTCTTCTATCGGCCATTTTCCCCTTTCGCATTGAACTCAGTTACTCAGACCGTCCAGATAGCCAGTCCATATAGAGCCGCCGATAGGGTGAAGGCACCACGATGCCTTGAAGGTTCGTTACGTTAGCCGCCTCAAGCTCCTGGAGGGCGAAATCCGTCGTCACATCCACCAGGTAAACTTGAGGTGCTTTTAACAGCATCCGGAGGGCATCACCCCGGCTCAGGACACCCTCGATCACCATCACGCCGTCCAAATTTCTTTCCAGATCGATTCAAGCGCTCCCAGGCGGATGGTTGAGTCAACTCCATCGCTGAGAGTACCCCCGCTATATAGCTGGCCTTCTGGGTTCCGTCCAACAAAAGTCGTCTGTTCCAGCTTCAGGCCGGTGACATGAATCAATTTCTGGGCCTCAGCAATGGAGATAGGCGAACGGAACGTGACTTTCACAAGGATGCTTGAGATTGGCAGACAGCATTGGAGCTCGGGCAATATTCCACTGTACATAAGCTTGAAGGCCGGCAGGCGTAGAGAAGTCGACCTCTACGTAGGCCCGAATATGCCCATTATCCTTAGCTACTTGTATGGTGAAAGGCAGATCTGGTCGCGAAAGGGTAAAGGTGTTCTGTTTTGCCAAAGTGGGCAGTTCAGAGGCATGGGCACTTGACACTCCTAACCAGTCCGTATATCCCGCTTTCGGTGGCTCGAAGCCAATAAAGTTGTAGTTGACATCAAACTTGGACTTACCTAACCAGTCATGGTTCGCATCACCGCAATTGTTTCCACAGACCTTTGGGTCAGGGCCGCTGCTGCGTTGATAACTGTAACCATCCTCCTCCCTGTCAAACCAAGCCAGGGCAGGAATGGTGAAACTGCCCACCATGAGTACCACCAACACAAATAGCGCAAGCATTAGAAATTTAGTCTTATTCATTTTGACCTCCTATCTTTAAGATACTTACCGTTCTTCCCATTAGCATCTACAATACGCAACTAATCGGTCATGTTGTCGCTACTGAAATCCGATTTTTTCATCTATAGGTAAGGATATTAAGCCAGAGATGCAGTCAACTTCTATTGCTCATGGTTTTCCGCGCATTCTGTATAATAAGCAGTCAGAGATCGCTTCGCAACCGTATTTTCCTCAGGAGTTCCCCTGTGGATTTCCACAAGTCCTGTTCCGGGGAATTACGAGGTTTTCTCCGCCGAGGATCCAGCGGGGAGCAAGGCGGGCAACCCGGCCTCTCAGGATTTTATTCGATATTCAATTAACTGTATAGAACTTGCTCAGGCCCTGGAAGCACTGCCGCCCGCCAGCGAACCATCGTGATCCTTTACTATTATGAGGAACTGAGCATCGAAGCCATCGCCCAGACGCTGGATTGCTCGCCAGGCACGGTCAAATGGCAGCTTCACGATGCCCGGGAGCGCCTGCAACACATGCTTCAGGAGTAAGAGGGAGTTTGGGCCATGGGCGCGGATGATCGCAACTGGACAGAGGATGAGCGTCGCCTGCGCGAGGGTCTGCGCTGGCTGGCGCGGGCCTGGACCTCCAGCCATCGTGACCTGTGGCCGATGATTCGACATCGGCTCTCAGAGGTCCATGCTCCCGAAAGGCGATGGGGAAGCCTGCGCGCACTTCCACACTGGAGGCCTGCTCTGCTGATCACCGCCCTCCTCGGGTCTCTT
Above is a window of Thermoflexus sp. DNA encoding:
- a CDS encoding RNA polymerase sigma factor; translated protein: MYRTCSGPGSTAARQRTIVILYYYEELSIEAIAQTLDCSPGTVKWQLHDARERLQHMLQE